One genomic region from Leifsonia poae encodes:
- a CDS encoding phosphoglycerate kinase: protein MTLRTLDSLGSLAGKRVIVRCDLNVPLKDGQITDDGRVRASIPTLNALINQGAKVVVISHLGRPEGAPDAKYSLAPVAQRLCELLGKPVTFARDTVGGGAEEAVSGLADGDVVLLENLRFNPGETSKDADERAAFAAKLAAFGDAFVSDGFGVVHRKQASVYELAKALPSAAGQLIATELDVLDRLTENPERPYAVVLGGSKVSDKLGVIGHLLPRVDSLLIGGGMLFTFLAALGHKVGSSLLEADQIDIVKGYLAQAKELGVEIVLPRDVVVASKFGADAEHVVRPIDGIEDTDWGSSGLGLDIGPATSQLFAEYVRGARTVFWNGPMGVFELAPFAAGTKAVAQALTEVDGLGVVGGGDSAAAVRALGFRDDQFGHISTGGGASLEFLEGKHLPGLEVLGWQQ from the coding sequence GTGACGCTTCGCACCCTTGATTCACTCGGTTCGCTCGCCGGCAAGCGCGTCATCGTCCGCTGCGATCTGAACGTCCCCCTCAAGGATGGTCAGATCACGGACGATGGCCGTGTGCGAGCGTCGATTCCCACTCTGAACGCTCTGATCAACCAGGGCGCGAAGGTGGTCGTCATCTCCCATCTCGGCCGCCCCGAGGGCGCGCCCGATGCCAAGTACAGCCTGGCCCCGGTCGCTCAGCGGCTCTGCGAGCTGCTGGGCAAGCCGGTGACCTTCGCCCGTGACACCGTGGGCGGCGGCGCCGAAGAGGCCGTGTCAGGCCTCGCCGACGGCGACGTCGTGCTGCTGGAGAACCTCCGGTTCAACCCGGGGGAGACCAGCAAAGACGCCGATGAGCGTGCAGCCTTCGCGGCCAAATTGGCCGCGTTCGGCGACGCCTTCGTCTCCGATGGGTTCGGCGTCGTGCACCGCAAGCAGGCCAGTGTCTACGAGCTGGCCAAGGCGCTTCCGAGCGCCGCCGGTCAGCTCATCGCCACCGAGCTGGATGTGCTTGACCGGCTGACCGAGAACCCCGAGCGCCCGTACGCGGTCGTCCTCGGCGGTTCGAAGGTCTCCGACAAGCTGGGCGTCATCGGTCACCTGCTCCCGCGGGTCGACTCGCTGCTCATCGGCGGCGGGATGCTGTTCACGTTCCTCGCGGCCCTCGGTCACAAGGTCGGCTCCAGTCTGCTCGAGGCCGACCAGATCGATATCGTCAAGGGCTACCTCGCCCAGGCGAAGGAGCTCGGGGTCGAGATCGTCCTCCCGCGCGACGTCGTGGTCGCTTCGAAGTTCGGGGCGGATGCGGAGCACGTCGTGCGCCCGATCGACGGCATCGAAGACACCGATTGGGGCTCGAGCGGCCTCGGTCTCGACATCGGTCCGGCGACGAGCCAACTCTTCGCCGAATATGTGCGCGGAGCCCGAACGGTCTTCTGGAACGGTCCGATGGGTGTGTTCGAGCTCGCGCCGTTCGCGGCCGGCACGAAAGCGGTCGCGCAGGCGCTGACCGAGGTCGACGGCCTCGGCGTCGTCGGCGGGGGCGACTCCGCGGCGGCCGTGCGCGCGCTCGGCTTCCGCGACGACCAATTCGGTCACATTTCTACGGGTGGCGGTGCGAGCCTCGAGTTCCTCGAGGGCAAGCACCTGCCGGGACTGGAGGTCCTCGGATGGCAGCAGTGA
- a CDS encoding glucose-6-phosphate dehydrogenase assembly protein OpcA: protein MIVDLPDTTTSKVSKALVKIREEGGAVALGRVLTLVIATNLGQEEEAIEAANDASREHPMRVIVVSTEEERSTTNGDGRLDAQIRVGGDAGASEVIVLRAYGETASDEEGLVTGLLLPDAPVVVWWPGIAPEVVSRSPLGRIATRRITDASAQPDPQAALQHLSKTYAPGDTDFAWTRLTLWRAQLAAVLDQPPYEPIENVEVAGAADSPSTVLLAAWLSLQLQVPVQHDLTSRATGSSGIHGVRMGRASGVIELEREIPNIARLSQPNQPTHDLSLPRRSLRDCLAEELRRLDPDDLYGEVITKGLDQLEAADTGVGSKG from the coding sequence ATGATCGTCGATCTGCCCGACACGACAACGAGCAAGGTCTCGAAGGCCCTGGTCAAGATCCGCGAGGAGGGCGGCGCCGTCGCCCTCGGGCGTGTGCTGACCCTGGTCATCGCCACGAATCTCGGTCAGGAGGAGGAGGCCATCGAGGCCGCCAACGACGCCTCGCGCGAGCATCCCATGCGCGTGATCGTCGTCTCCACCGAGGAGGAACGCTCCACCACGAACGGTGACGGCCGACTCGACGCTCAGATCCGCGTCGGCGGCGACGCCGGCGCAAGCGAGGTCATCGTGCTGCGCGCCTACGGCGAGACCGCCAGCGACGAGGAGGGGCTCGTCACGGGACTGCTGCTCCCCGACGCTCCGGTCGTCGTCTGGTGGCCGGGCATCGCCCCCGAGGTCGTCTCCCGATCGCCGCTCGGCCGCATCGCGACGCGCCGCATCACCGACGCGTCGGCTCAGCCCGATCCTCAGGCAGCGCTCCAGCATCTCTCGAAGACGTACGCCCCCGGCGACACCGACTTCGCCTGGACCAGGCTCACCCTGTGGCGGGCGCAGCTCGCCGCCGTTCTCGACCAGCCGCCGTACGAGCCGATCGAGAACGTGGAGGTCGCGGGTGCGGCCGACTCGCCCTCGACGGTGCTTCTCGCCGCTTGGCTCTCGCTGCAGCTGCAGGTTCCGGTCCAGCACGACCTGACGTCGCGCGCCACCGGCTCCAGCGGCATCCACGGGGTCCGGATGGGGCGGGCATCGGGAGTGATCGAACTCGAAAGAGAGATCCCCAACATCGCGCGCCTCTCGCAGCCCAACCAGCCCACGCACGATCTGTCGCTCCCGCGGCGGAGCCTGCGCGACTGCCTCGCCGAGGAACTGCGCCGGTTGGACCCCGACGACCTGTACGGTGAGGTGATCACCAAAGGGCTCGACCAGCTCGAGGCCGCCGACACGGGAGTGGGCAGCAAGGGATGA
- the pgl gene encoding 6-phosphogluconolactonase: protein MTNERRVLVHPDKQALTGSVAARFLTKTVDILDDLGEANIVLTGGTVGIAVLEAVNASTARDSVDWTKVHFWWGDERFVPKASEDRNDLLAFRALIDHIAVPPENVHAFPASDEIESIDEAAAVYAAELEAFAPDGAKQPRFDITFLGVGPDGHIASLFPDRAGIREAEATVIAVRDSPKPPLERLSLTRPVLNSSDRIWLVLAGADKASALGLALAGASYTEVPVAGAKGRKRTVFFVDKDAAAEVPENLIAPSY, encoded by the coding sequence ATGACGAACGAACGGCGGGTGCTCGTTCACCCCGACAAACAAGCCCTCACCGGTTCGGTCGCGGCGCGCTTCCTGACTAAGACCGTCGACATCCTCGACGACCTCGGTGAAGCGAACATCGTATTGACCGGCGGTACGGTTGGCATCGCCGTGCTGGAGGCTGTGAACGCCTCCACCGCGCGCGATAGCGTCGACTGGACCAAGGTGCATTTCTGGTGGGGCGACGAACGATTCGTCCCCAAGGCGAGTGAAGACCGGAACGATCTCCTGGCCTTCCGGGCACTGATCGATCACATCGCTGTTCCGCCAGAGAACGTTCACGCGTTCCCCGCGTCCGACGAGATCGAGAGCATCGACGAGGCCGCCGCCGTCTACGCGGCTGAGCTCGAGGCTTTCGCCCCCGACGGGGCGAAGCAGCCCCGGTTCGACATCACCTTCCTCGGCGTCGGACCGGATGGCCACATCGCCTCGCTATTCCCCGACCGCGCGGGCATCCGCGAGGCGGAGGCGACGGTCATCGCGGTGCGCGACTCGCCGAAGCCTCCGCTGGAGCGCCTCAGCCTCACCCGGCCGGTGCTGAACTCCTCCGACCGCATCTGGCTGGTCCTCGCCGGCGCCGACAAGGCGTCCGCGCTCGGCCTGGCGCTGGCCGGCGCGAGCTACACCGAGGTTCCGGTGGCCGGGGCGAAAGGTCGCAAGCGCACCGTGTTCTTCGTCGACAAGGACGCCGCGGCCGAGGTTCCCGAGAACCTCATCGCCCCCAGTTACTGA
- the zwf gene encoding glucose-6-phosphate dehydrogenase — protein sequence MSPVEITPEFNPLRLSSDRRLNRIAGPSSLIIFGVTGDLSRKKLMPAVYDLANRGLLPPGFSLVGFARRDWEDQDFEKVVYDAVKQYARTPFQDEVWQQLAQGIRFVPGEFDDDDAFQRLKATVESLDKERGTMGNHAFYLSIPPKAFPLVTEQLRRSGLAEQNDGGGWRRVVIEKPFGSDLKTARELNAVVESVFPADSVFRIDHYLGKETVQNILALRFANELYEPIWNANYVDHVQITMAEDIGVGGRAGYYDGIGAARDVIQNHLLQLLALTAMEEPISFDAADLRAEKEKVLAAVRLPKDLATATARGQYSSGWQGGEKVVGFLDEDGMNPESTTETYAAIKLDIGTRRWAGVPFYLRAGKRLGRRVTEIAVVFKRAPQQLFAESQTSALGQNALVIRVQPDEGVTIRFGSKVPGAGMQVRDVSMDFGYGHAFTEASPEAYERLILDVLLGDPPLFPRHEEVELSWKILDPIEEFWTTQGQPEQYRPGTWGPSSADELLARDGRVWRRP from the coding sequence ATGTCCCCGGTGGAAATCACCCCGGAGTTCAACCCCCTGCGGTTGTCCTCCGATCGCCGCCTCAACCGGATCGCCGGTCCGAGCAGCCTGATCATCTTCGGCGTGACAGGCGACCTGTCACGCAAGAAGCTGATGCCGGCCGTGTACGACCTCGCCAATCGCGGCCTGCTCCCGCCCGGCTTCTCGCTGGTCGGCTTCGCACGCCGCGACTGGGAGGACCAGGATTTCGAGAAGGTCGTCTACGACGCCGTCAAGCAGTACGCCCGCACCCCGTTCCAGGATGAGGTCTGGCAGCAACTCGCCCAGGGCATCAGGTTCGTTCCGGGCGAGTTCGACGACGACGACGCATTCCAGCGTCTCAAAGCGACCGTCGAGTCGCTCGACAAGGAACGTGGAACGATGGGCAACCACGCGTTCTACCTCTCGATCCCGCCGAAGGCGTTCCCGCTCGTCACCGAGCAATTGCGCCGCTCCGGTCTCGCCGAACAGAACGACGGCGGCGGTTGGCGCCGCGTCGTCATCGAGAAGCCGTTCGGCAGCGACCTCAAGACGGCCCGCGAGCTCAACGCCGTCGTCGAATCGGTCTTCCCGGCCGACTCGGTGTTCCGGATCGACCACTACCTCGGCAAAGAGACGGTGCAGAACATCCTGGCGCTGCGGTTCGCGAACGAACTGTACGAACCGATCTGGAACGCCAACTATGTCGACCACGTGCAGATCACGATGGCAGAAGACATCGGCGTCGGCGGTCGGGCCGGATACTACGACGGCATCGGGGCGGCGCGCGACGTCATCCAGAACCACCTCCTGCAACTTCTGGCGCTGACCGCGATGGAGGAGCCGATCTCGTTCGACGCCGCCGACCTGCGGGCCGAGAAGGAGAAGGTCCTCGCCGCCGTGCGGCTGCCGAAGGACCTCGCCACGGCCACCGCGCGCGGTCAATACTCAAGCGGATGGCAGGGCGGGGAAAAGGTCGTCGGCTTCCTGGACGAAGACGGGATGAACCCCGAGTCGACTACGGAAACCTACGCGGCCATCAAGCTCGACATCGGCACCCGCCGGTGGGCGGGAGTGCCGTTCTACCTTCGGGCCGGCAAGCGGCTCGGTCGCCGCGTCACCGAGATCGCCGTGGTCTTCAAGCGCGCCCCGCAGCAGCTCTTCGCCGAGAGTCAGACGTCAGCGCTCGGCCAGAACGCGCTCGTCATCCGCGTGCAGCCCGACGAAGGGGTGACGATCCGCTTCGGTTCGAAGGTTCCCGGCGCCGGCATGCAGGTACGCGATGTGAGCATGGACTTCGGCTATGGGCACGCCTTCACCGAGGCGAGCCCGGAGGCGTACGAGCGCCTCATCCTGGATGTGCTGCTCGGTGACCCGCCGCTGTTCCCCCGTCATGAGGAGGTCGAGCTCTCCTGGAAGATCCTCGACCCGATCGAAGAGTTCTGGACGACCCAGGGTCAGCCAGAACAGTACCGTCCCGGCACGTGGGGTCCGAGTTCAGCCGATGAGCTGCTCGCACGCGACGGCCGCGTTTGGAGGCGTCCATGA
- the gap gene encoding type I glyceraldehyde-3-phosphate dehydrogenase gives MSVKIGINGFGRIGRNFFRAALAKGSDLEIVAVNDLTDNKALAHLLKYDSITGRLDATVELDGDNIIVNGKPIKVLEERDPANLPWGELGVDIVIESTGRFTKSEDARKHLAGGAKKVIVSAPATGDDVATIVLGVNEETYDSAVSDILSNASCTTNCLAPLAKVLLDNFGIERGLMTTVHAYTADQNLQDGPHSDLRRARAAAANIIPTSTGAAKALGLVIPELVGKLDGYALRVPVITGSITDLTVEVSKPVTVAEVNAAYKAAAEGPLKGILKYTEDPIVSTDIVSDPHSSIFDAGLTKVIGTQVKVASWYDNEWGYSNRLVDLTEYVADRL, from the coding sequence GTGTCCGTAAAGATCGGAATCAACGGGTTCGGTCGCATTGGTCGGAACTTCTTCCGCGCCGCGCTCGCCAAGGGCAGCGACCTCGAGATCGTCGCCGTGAACGACCTCACCGACAACAAGGCGCTCGCGCACCTTCTCAAGTACGACTCGATCACCGGTCGTCTGGATGCCACCGTCGAGCTCGACGGCGACAACATCATCGTCAACGGCAAGCCGATCAAGGTTCTCGAAGAGCGCGACCCGGCCAACCTGCCCTGGGGCGAGCTGGGTGTCGACATCGTCATCGAGTCCACCGGACGGTTCACCAAGTCCGAGGATGCGCGCAAGCACCTCGCCGGCGGTGCCAAGAAGGTCATCGTGTCGGCTCCGGCCACCGGCGATGACGTCGCGACGATCGTCCTCGGCGTCAACGAGGAGACCTACGACAGCGCGGTGAGCGACATCCTCTCAAACGCTTCCTGCACGACTAACTGCCTCGCCCCGCTTGCCAAGGTGCTGCTCGACAACTTCGGCATCGAGCGCGGTCTCATGACCACGGTCCACGCGTACACCGCCGACCAGAACCTGCAGGACGGCCCGCACAGCGACCTCCGTCGTGCCCGTGCGGCCGCCGCGAACATCATCCCGACGTCGACCGGTGCCGCCAAGGCTCTCGGCCTCGTCATCCCGGAGCTTGTCGGCAAGCTCGATGGCTACGCGCTGCGCGTCCCGGTCATCACCGGTTCGATCACCGACCTCACGGTCGAGGTGTCGAAGCCTGTCACGGTCGCCGAGGTCAACGCGGCGTACAAGGCCGCGGCCGAGGGTCCCCTCAAGGGCATCCTCAAGTACACCGAAGACCCGATCGTCTCGACCGACATCGTCAGCGACCCGCACTCGTCGATCTTCGACGCCGGTCTCACGAAGGTCATCGGCACGCAGGTCAAGGTCGCGTCGTGGTACGACAACGAGTGGGGTTACTCCAACCGTCTGGTCGACCTGACCGAGTACGTCGCCGACCGCCTCTAG
- the tpiA gene encoding triose-phosphate isomerase, producing the protein MAAVSSSVRRTPLIAGNWKMNLDHLQAIAFVQKLAWSLKDASHDFSAVEVSVFPPFTDLRSVQTLVSADKLPLAFGGQDVSEHESGAFTGEISASFLAQLECRYVIIGHSERRTLHNETDEQVAGKVAAALAHNLSPIICVGETAEDLETHGASAVPVAQLRAALVGVKSAADIVVAYEPVWAIGSGQAATPEQAEQVAAALRAVLVEVLGEDVAAKTRILYGGSVKSGNIASFMREPNVDGALVGGASLDVAEFASIVRYQKHVGL; encoded by the coding sequence ATGGCAGCAGTGAGCTCGAGCGTGCGGCGTACGCCGCTCATCGCCGGCAACTGGAAGATGAACCTCGATCACCTGCAGGCGATCGCGTTCGTGCAGAAGCTCGCGTGGAGCCTTAAAGACGCCTCGCACGACTTCTCGGCTGTCGAGGTCTCGGTGTTCCCGCCGTTCACCGACCTCCGGAGCGTGCAGACCCTGGTCTCGGCGGACAAGCTGCCGCTCGCGTTCGGCGGCCAGGACGTCTCCGAACACGAGTCCGGTGCGTTCACCGGCGAGATCTCGGCGAGCTTCCTGGCGCAGCTGGAATGCCGGTATGTGATCATCGGACACTCGGAGCGGCGCACGCTGCACAACGAGACCGACGAGCAGGTCGCCGGCAAGGTCGCGGCCGCTCTGGCGCACAACCTGTCCCCGATCATCTGCGTCGGTGAAACGGCGGAAGACCTGGAGACCCACGGCGCCAGCGCCGTGCCGGTGGCACAGCTGCGGGCGGCACTCGTGGGTGTGAAGTCCGCTGCCGACATCGTGGTGGCGTATGAGCCGGTCTGGGCCATCGGCTCCGGCCAGGCGGCGACGCCCGAGCAGGCCGAGCAGGTCGCCGCCGCTCTTCGGGCCGTTCTGGTCGAGGTGTTGGGCGAGGATGTCGCTGCCAAGACGCGCATACTTTACGGTGGCTCGGTCAAATCGGGGAACATCGCCAGCTTCATGCGCGAGCCGAACGTCGACGGCGCACTCGTCGGCGGCGCGAGCCTCGACGTTGCGGAGTTCGCGAGCATCGTCCGCTACCAGAAGCACGTCGGGCTCTAG
- the secG gene encoding preprotein translocase subunit SecG, whose product MQILQVVLQVLLGITSLLLTLLILLHKGRGGGLSDMFGGGVTSNLGASGVAERNLNRITVILGLIWIICIVVLGLITKFDSGA is encoded by the coding sequence GTGCAAATTCTCCAGGTCGTCCTGCAGGTGCTGCTGGGCATCACCAGCCTCCTGCTGACGCTGCTCATCCTCCTGCACAAGGGGCGCGGTGGTGGTTTGTCCGACATGTTCGGCGGCGGTGTCACCTCGAACCTCGGTGCCTCCGGTGTGGCCGAGCGCAACCTCAACCGCATCACGGTGATCCTCGGACTGATCTGGATCATCTGCATCGTGGTCCTGGGCCTGATCACCAAGTTCGATTCGGGCGCGTAA
- a CDS encoding RNA polymerase-binding protein RbpA translates to MASGGSAIRGSRVGAGPMGEQDRGFHAERITVSYWDALGNETVRHFAANLPDEEIPEVIDSPSSGLPAGRDKENPPSVAKLEPYKTHLAYVKERRTEEEAEQLLEDALNQLRARRGKLTATS, encoded by the coding sequence ATGGCATCCGGAGGAAGTGCAATTCGGGGTTCGCGCGTCGGCGCCGGACCGATGGGGGAGCAGGATCGCGGTTTCCACGCGGAACGCATCACAGTCTCCTATTGGGACGCCCTCGGCAACGAGACTGTTCGCCACTTCGCGGCGAACCTGCCCGACGAGGAGATCCCCGAGGTCATCGACTCGCCGTCGTCGGGTCTTCCCGCCGGCCGTGACAAGGAGAACCCGCCGTCGGTGGCGAAGCTCGAACCGTACAAGACACACCTCGCCTACGTGAAGGAGCGTCGCACGGAGGAAGAAGCCGAGCAGCTTCTCGAAGATGCGCTCAATCAGTTGCGTGCCCGTCGTGGCAAGCTGACTGCCACGAGCTAG
- a CDS encoding superoxide dismutase, which translates to MADYTLADLPYDYSALEPNISGRIMELHHDKHHKAYVDGANTALVKLAEARDADDLTYVNKLQKDLAFNLAGHVNHTVFWNNLSPDGGDKPTGELAAAIDEFFGSFDKFRAHFTASALGIQGSGWSILAWDSLGQKLIIEQLYDHQGNLAAATVPLLLLDMWEHAFYLDYVNVKADYVKAFWNITNWGDIQERFTRAREKTAGLLLLS; encoded by the coding sequence ATGGCTGACTACACGCTCGCAGACCTTCCCTACGATTACTCGGCACTCGAGCCGAACATCAGCGGTCGGATCATGGAGCTGCACCACGACAAGCACCACAAGGCGTATGTCGACGGTGCGAACACCGCCCTCGTCAAGCTGGCCGAGGCTCGCGACGCCGACGACCTGACGTATGTCAACAAGCTGCAGAAAGACCTCGCGTTCAACCTCGCCGGCCACGTGAACCACACCGTGTTCTGGAACAACCTGTCTCCGGACGGCGGCGACAAGCCGACCGGTGAGCTCGCCGCTGCGATCGACGAGTTCTTCGGTTCGTTCGACAAGTTCCGCGCCCACTTCACGGCCTCGGCCCTCGGCATCCAGGGCTCCGGCTGGTCGATCCTGGCCTGGGATTCGCTCGGCCAGAAACTCATCATCGAGCAGCTGTACGACCACCAGGGCAACCTCGCCGCGGCCACCGTTCCGCTGCTGCTGCTCGACATGTGGGAACACGCGTTCTACCTCGACTACGTGAACGTGAAAGCCGATTATGTGAAGGCGTTCTGGAACATCACCAACTGGGGTGACATTCAGGAGCGCTTCACCAGGGCGCGCGAAAAGACCGCGGGGCTGCTGCTACTGTCGTAG
- the rapZ gene encoding RNase adapter RapZ — protein sequence MTTDNEQQEVLIVTGMSGAGRSTVANALEDLDWYVVDNLPPQMLRPLIELAGRAGSTLPRIAAVVDVRGRNLFTDLRDMVQSLREGTKVRVLFLEATDAVLVRRFEAVRRPHPLQGDGTILDGIVAERSRLREIREASDIIVDTSDLNIHQLAMNITETFAAENTAGVQVTVMSFGFKYGLPPDADLVTDARFLPNPFWNPELRPFTGLDEVVRDYVLEQPGALDFIESYMGALRPVLAGYQRENKRHATIAVGCTGGKHRSVAIAEELATRLKDIPGVAVNIKHRDLGRE from the coding sequence ATGACCACCGACAACGAGCAGCAGGAAGTGCTGATCGTCACCGGAATGTCGGGCGCCGGCCGCTCGACCGTCGCCAACGCGCTCGAAGACCTCGACTGGTATGTCGTCGACAACCTTCCGCCGCAGATGCTCCGACCGCTCATCGAGCTCGCGGGCCGCGCGGGGTCGACCCTTCCCCGCATCGCTGCGGTGGTCGACGTGCGCGGTCGCAACCTCTTCACCGATCTCCGCGACATGGTTCAGAGCCTGCGCGAGGGCACGAAAGTGCGTGTGCTGTTCCTGGAGGCGACGGATGCGGTGCTCGTCCGACGTTTCGAGGCCGTGCGTCGACCGCACCCGCTGCAGGGCGACGGCACGATCCTCGACGGCATCGTCGCCGAACGGTCGCGGCTGCGAGAGATCCGTGAGGCCAGCGACATCATCGTGGACACCTCCGACCTGAACATCCATCAGCTGGCAATGAACATCACTGAGACCTTCGCAGCCGAGAACACGGCCGGCGTGCAGGTCACCGTAATGAGCTTCGGCTTCAAATACGGCCTGCCGCCAGATGCCGACCTGGTGACCGACGCGCGCTTCCTGCCCAACCCGTTCTGGAACCCCGAGCTGCGGCCGTTCACCGGTCTCGACGAGGTCGTGCGCGACTACGTGCTCGAGCAGCCCGGCGCCCTCGATTTCATCGAATCGTACATGGGCGCGCTGCGCCCGGTGCTCGCCGGCTACCAGCGCGAGAACAAGCGGCATGCCACGATCGCGGTAGGCTGCACGGGGGGAAAACACCGCTCGGTAGCGATTGCGGAAGAGCTCGCTACGCGATTGAAGGACATCCCAGGGGTCGCGGTGAACATCAAACACCGCGATCTCGGCCGTGAATGA
- the whiA gene encoding DNA-binding protein WhiA — MALTADVKDELTKVEVSKTTVRAAELATILRFSGGLHLISGRIAVESELDTPELARRVRKDLAELYGVRSDVSVISASGLRRTSQYLVRVLEGGETLARQTGLLDARRRPIRGLPNRLTTGSRDELAAVWRGAFLAHGSLTDPGRSAALEITCPGNESAMALVGAAGRLGVAAKAREVRGVHRVVIRDGDAISSMLVHMGAKKTVENWEQLRQRREVRATANRLVNFDDANLRRSAQAAVAACARVERALEILADDVPKHLRYAGELRLNFRDSSLDELGHHADPPMTKDAVAGRIRRLLAMADKKAVDLGIPGTDANLPADLDEV, encoded by the coding sequence TTGGCTCTCACCGCCGACGTCAAAGACGAACTCACGAAGGTCGAGGTCAGCAAGACCACTGTCCGGGCCGCCGAGCTTGCGACAATCCTCCGTTTCTCCGGCGGTCTGCACCTGATCAGCGGCCGGATCGCGGTGGAGAGTGAACTCGACACCCCGGAGCTCGCCCGACGCGTGCGCAAAGACCTCGCCGAGCTGTACGGAGTCCGCAGCGACGTCTCCGTGATCTCGGCGTCCGGCCTGCGGCGGACGAGTCAGTACCTCGTGCGGGTTCTCGAAGGCGGGGAGACCCTCGCCCGGCAGACCGGTCTGCTCGATGCCCGTCGACGCCCCATCCGCGGACTGCCGAACCGTTTGACCACCGGTTCCCGTGACGAGCTCGCCGCCGTCTGGCGCGGCGCGTTCCTCGCCCACGGTTCGCTGACCGATCCGGGCCGGTCGGCCGCCCTCGAGATCACCTGCCCGGGCAACGAGTCGGCGATGGCGCTGGTCGGCGCGGCCGGACGTCTCGGCGTCGCCGCGAAGGCACGCGAGGTTCGGGGAGTGCACCGTGTGGTCATCCGCGACGGCGATGCGATCAGCTCGATGCTCGTGCACATGGGCGCGAAGAAGACGGTCGAGAACTGGGAGCAGCTTCGGCAGCGCCGTGAAGTGCGGGCGACCGCCAACCGTCTGGTCAACTTCGACGACGCCAACCTGCGGCGTTCGGCGCAGGCGGCGGTCGCCGCGTGCGCCCGGGTGGAGCGGGCTCTCGAGATCCTCGCCGACGATGTGCCGAAGCATCTGCGCTATGCGGGTGAACTCCGGCTGAACTTCCGCGACTCCAGTCTCGACGAGCTCGGCCACCACGCCGACCCGCCGATGACGAAAGATGCGGTGGCCGGTCGCATCCGTCGGCTCCTCGCCATGGCCGACAAGAAGGCCGTCGACCTGGGGATCCCGGGCACCGACGCGAACCTCCCCGCCGACCTCGACGAGGTCTGA